From a single Clostridium isatidis genomic region:
- a CDS encoding rod shape-determining protein: MWFWKQRSDLGIDLGTATVLVYAKGKGIILKEPSVVAINKNNNKVLAVGEEARRMIGRTPGNIIAVRPLRDGVISDYDITERMLKEFIRKAYGKSKFTAPKVMICVPSQATEVEKRAVIDAARNTGAKKVHLIEEPLAAAIGAGLDITKPSGSMVVDIGGGTTDIAVISLGGVVVRSSIKVAGDTFDDAIIKYVRNKYKIMIGEKTAEELKINIGSAFNGSKDETATVKGRNLITGLPDEVMISSAEINEALREAVSLIVDNVKLVLEKTPPELAADIIEKGIVMTGGGALLNGLDKLIEHETGVCAEVAPNSIEAVAEGTGKVLSYLDKIDIDFSDRQIDLIEE, translated from the coding sequence ATGTGGTTTTGGAAACAAAGGAGTGATTTAGGCATAGATTTAGGAACAGCAACTGTTTTAGTTTATGCTAAAGGAAAAGGAATAATTTTAAAGGAACCTTCAGTAGTTGCAATTAACAAGAATAATAATAAGGTACTTGCTGTAGGCGAAGAAGCAAGAAGAATGATTGGTAGAACACCGGGTAATATTATTGCAGTTAGGCCATTAAGGGATGGGGTTATATCTGATTATGATATAACTGAAAGAATGTTAAAAGAATTCATAAGAAAGGCCTATGGCAAAAGTAAATTTACAGCTCCTAAAGTAATGATATGTGTACCTTCACAGGCAACAGAAGTTGAAAAAAGAGCGGTAATAGATGCAGCAAGAAATACAGGTGCTAAAAAGGTACATTTAATAGAAGAGCCTCTTGCGGCTGCAATTGGGGCTGGATTAGATATCACTAAACCTAGTGGTTCAATGGTAGTCGATATCGGAGGAGGAACAACTGATATTGCCGTAATTTCCTTAGGTGGAGTAGTTGTAAGATCATCAATTAAAGTTGCTGGAGATACTTTTGATGATGCAATAATAAAATATGTTAGAAATAAATATAAGATAATGATTGGTGAAAAAACAGCAGAAGAATTAAAGATTAATATAGGTTCAGCGTTTAATGGATCAAAAGATGAGACTGCAACAGTTAAGGGAAGAAATTTAATTACTGGATTACCAGATGAGGTTATGATATCATCAGCAGAAATTAATGAAGCATTAAGAGAAGCTGTTTCATTGATAGTTGATAACGTTAAATTAGTTTTGGAAAAAACACCGCCTGAATTAGCTGCTGATATAATTGAAAAAGGAATTGTTATGACTGGTGGAGGAGCTTTATTAAATGGATTAGACAAATTAATAGAACATGAAACCGGCGTTTGTGCTGAAGTAGCTCCTAATTCAATAGAAGCAGTAGCAGAAGGAACAGGTAAGGTTTTATCATATTTGGATAAGATAGATATAGATTTTTCAGATAGACAAATTGACTTAATAGAAGAATAA
- the spoIIID gene encoding sporulation transcriptional regulator SpoIIID, with amino-acid sequence MKDYIEERVLEVARYIIESKDTIRKTAKVFGVSKSTIHKDMTERLPKINPAIAKQTHSILELNKAERHIRGGKATQAKYKAVK; translated from the coding sequence TTGAAAGATTATATAGAAGAAAGAGTATTAGAAGTAGCAAGATATATTATAGAATCTAAAGACACAATTAGAAAAACAGCAAAAGTATTTGGAGTAAGCAAAAGCACCATACATAAAGATATGACAGAAAGACTTCCTAAAATAAATCCAGCAATTGCAAAACAAACTCATTCTATCTTAGAACTAAATAAAGCTGAGCGTCATATAAGAGGTGGAAAAGCTACTCAAGCTAAATATAAAGCTGTAAAGTAA
- a CDS encoding M23 family metallopeptidase yields the protein MDQIKKDKIKNFFRKEGFYLVLFLCLCIIATVTVVTVRKNNALNESSKVEDEFSLNIEDRTTSEIQKQNADRVENESNEELAENTTEELASGDDLNVSAGTNYEVVFNNPLEGEISREYTYPKPQQLADGTLRNIRGIDIRASVGTEVKAAAEGEVKEVGNKVEDGTYIVIAHANGLYTKYSNLSQDTRVNVGDKVTEETVIGTVGNTSKIFTNEEFGEHLNLQVFDSNGKDLDPTAYFTLNQ from the coding sequence ATGGACCAAATAAAAAAAGACAAAATAAAAAACTTCTTTAGAAAGGAGGGCTTTTATTTAGTACTATTCCTTTGTTTATGTATTATTGCAACAGTTACTGTTGTTACAGTTAGAAAAAATAATGCTTTAAATGAATCTTCTAAAGTTGAGGATGAATTCAGTTTAAATATTGAAGATAGAACAACTTCTGAGATTCAAAAACAAAATGCAGATAGAGTTGAAAATGAATCTAATGAAGAACTAGCAGAAAATACTACTGAAGAATTAGCTTCAGGAGATGATTTAAATGTTTCAGCTGGAACAAACTATGAGGTTGTATTTAATAATCCATTAGAAGGTGAAATTTCAAGGGAATATACTTATCCAAAACCACAACAGTTAGCTGATGGAACTCTTAGAAATATTAGAGGAATAGATATAAGAGCTAGTGTTGGAACAGAGGTTAAAGCTGCCGCTGAAGGTGAAGTTAAAGAAGTTGGAAATAAAGTAGAAGATGGAACATATATAGTAATTGCTCATGCAAATGGACTATATACTAAATATTCAAATCTATCTCAAGATACAAGGGTTAATGTTGGAGATAAAGTAACTGAAGAAACTGTTATTGGAACAGTTGGAAATACTTCAAAAATATTTACTAATGAGGAATTTGGTGAACATTTAAATTTGCAAGTATTTGATTCAAATGGTAAAGATTTAGATCCAACAGCATATTTCACATTAAATCAATAA
- the spoIID gene encoding stage II sporulation protein D encodes MKRKFNINKNLASLIIFSTLVLVLMIIIPILIIKPAAIAANAKNIQEEQNKNSEENNVITIDGNEIVKVHITESNEIKEVPLEEYVKSVVSGEMPVSFNLEALKAQAVAARTFVVAKMLNPCPNANGGIVCDTTHCQVYIVKEKRIEKWGEAGEEYWNKISDAVEETKGEVLTYNNELVKYPQFFSTSSGRTENSIDVFSGDIPYLVSKESKGEEIAPKYKTEFSFNISEFVSKINEKYPDAAIEASNINNNIEILSRSEAGGVKEIRLGNKVIRGLEFRLALGLSSANFEISITDDKIVFNCKGYGHGVGMSQWGANVMAAEGKSYDEILKHYYTGVDIKRLNFN; translated from the coding sequence ATGAAAAGGAAGTTTAATATTAATAAAAATTTAGCATCCCTTATTATTTTTAGTACATTAGTATTAGTACTTATGATTATTATACCAATCCTTATAATTAAGCCAGCTGCAATAGCTGCAAATGCAAAGAATATTCAAGAGGAACAAAATAAAAATTCAGAAGAAAACAATGTTATAACTATAGATGGAAATGAAATAGTAAAGGTGCATATCACCGAGAGCAATGAAATAAAAGAAGTTCCATTAGAGGAATATGTTAAAAGCGTAGTTTCTGGAGAAATGCCAGTTAGCTTTAATTTAGAAGCATTAAAAGCACAGGCTGTTGCAGCAAGAACTTTTGTTGTTGCAAAAATGTTAAATCCATGTCCTAATGCAAATGGGGGAATTGTATGTGATACAACCCATTGCCAGGTATATATAGTTAAAGAAAAAAGAATAGAAAAATGGGGAGAAGCTGGTGAGGAATATTGGAATAAGATTTCTGATGCTGTGGAGGAAACTAAGGGAGAAGTTTTAACTTACAATAATGAATTAGTAAAATATCCTCAATTTTTTTCTACAAGCTCTGGGAGGACAGAAAATTCAATAGATGTATTCTCAGGAGATATTCCATACTTGGTATCAAAGGAAAGTAAGGGGGAAGAAATAGCTCCAAAATATAAAACAGAATTTTCTTTTAATATAAGTGAGTTTGTATCAAAAATAAATGAAAAATACCCAGATGCAGCGATAGAAGCTTCTAATATAAATAATAATATAGAAATATTAAGTAGAAGTGAAGCTGGTGGTGTGAAAGAAATAAGATTAGGAAATAAAGTTATCAGAGGATTAGAATTTAGATTAGCCCTTGGATTAAGTTCAGCAAATTTTGAAATTTCAATAACAGATGATAAAATTGTGTTTAATTGTAAAGGCTATGGTCATGGAGTAGGAATGAGCCAATGGGGGGCAAATGTTATGGCTGCTGAAGGTAAGAGCTATGATGAAATACTTAAACATTATTATACTGGAGTTGATATAAAACGACTTAATTTTAATTAA
- the murA gene encoding UDP-N-acetylglucosamine 1-carboxyvinyltransferase: protein MEKIIVEGGNKLRGEVNISLAKNSVLPIMVASILSSNDITINDAPDLEDVIVLTNLLSEMNCAVNKNINGDLIINTSNIKLVDMNSELIRKMRASFLIMGPMLSRFGECKISMPGGCNIGTRPIDLHLKGFRLLGAEIEIGHGFVEAKAKKLIGNRIYLDFPSVGATENILMASVFAEGTTIIENAAEEPEIWDLANFLNSMGAKIYGAGTGKITIEGVKADSLKGTTYRAIYDRVEAGTFMVAAAITNSKIIINGANEEHLRPTIEKLKECGVKFSGAGENRILVDGTGQKNPVDIKTMPYPGFPTDMQAQMMTLLSVIKGSSIVTETVFENRFMHVAELVRMGANIKIDGRTAIIEGVDSLTGCEVKATDLRAGAAMILAGLVAKGITEISDIYHIDRGYVDIEEKFRKLGANIYRSNN, encoded by the coding sequence ATGGAAAAAATTATAGTTGAGGGTGGTAATAAATTAAGAGGAGAAGTAAATATAAGTTTAGCCAAAAATTCTGTTTTACCAATAATGGTTGCTAGTATTTTAAGTTCTAACGATATAACTATTAATGATGCACCAGATTTAGAAGATGTAATAGTATTAACTAATTTACTTTCAGAAATGAATTGTGCTGTTAATAAAAATATAAATGGAGATTTAATAATAAATACTAGTAATATTAAATTAGTGGATATGAATAGTGAATTAATAAGAAAGATGAGAGCATCTTTTTTAATTATGGGCCCAATGCTATCAAGGTTTGGAGAATGCAAAATATCAATGCCTGGAGGATGTAATATAGGAACACGTCCTATAGATTTACATTTGAAGGGATTTAGGCTTTTAGGTGCAGAGATAGAAATTGGACATGGTTTTGTTGAAGCAAAAGCAAAAAAGTTAATTGGAAATAGAATATATTTAGATTTTCCATCTGTAGGTGCGACTGAAAATATATTAATGGCTTCTGTTTTTGCAGAAGGAACGACAATAATAGAAAATGCAGCTGAAGAACCTGAAATATGGGACTTAGCAAATTTTTTAAATTCAATGGGAGCTAAAATTTATGGTGCTGGTACTGGGAAAATAACAATAGAAGGTGTAAAAGCAGACTCTTTAAAGGGAACAACTTATAGAGCTATTTATGATAGAGTTGAAGCAGGTACCTTTATGGTTGCTGCAGCAATAACTAATAGTAAAATAATAATTAACGGTGCTAATGAAGAACATTTAAGACCTACAATAGAAAAATTAAAAGAGTGTGGAGTTAAATTTTCCGGTGCTGGAGAAAATAGAATTCTAGTTGATGGAACAGGACAAAAAAATCCTGTAGACATAAAGACCATGCCTTATCCAGGTTTTCCAACTGATATGCAGGCTCAAATGATGACCTTACTATCTGTAATAAAGGGTTCAAGTATAGTTACTGAAACAGTCTTTGAAAATAGATTTATGCATGTGGCAGAATTAGTAAGAATGGGAGCTAATATAAAAATAGATGGTAGAACCGCAATTATTGAAGGTGTTGATTCATTAACTGGATGTGAAGTCAAAGCTACAGATTTGAGAGCAGGTGCGGCAATGATACTTGCTGGACTTGTAGCAAAGGGGATTACTGAGATAAGTGATATATATCATATAGATAGAGGTTATGTGGATATAGAAGAAAAATTTAGAAAATTGGGAGCTAATATTTATAGGAGTAATAATTAA
- a CDS encoding ATP synthase delta/epsilon chain alpha-helix domain-containing protein codes for MSNTFTVNIISPGKEPFIAEVESLTTVLEDGEIEFQADHAAIIVSTIPTTTIIKSGEKRENFFTSSGIIYFKDNVLKFCCDAFERSSEIDVIRAENSKKRAEERIKKAVNIDIERAKRSLARANARLNTSNK; via the coding sequence ATGAGTAATACTTTTACTGTTAATATTATATCTCCTGGGAAAGAACCTTTTATAGCAGAGGTAGAAAGTTTAACAACTGTCTTAGAAGATGGAGAAATTGAATTTCAAGCAGATCATGCAGCAATAATAGTTAGTACTATTCCAACAACAACTATTATAAAATCTGGAGAAAAAAGAGAAAATTTCTTTACATCTTCAGGGATAATATATTTTAAAGATAATGTCTTAAAATTTTGCTGTGATGCTTTTGAAAGATCTTCTGAGATAGATGTAATAAGAGCAGAGAATTCTAAAAAAAGAGCGGAAGAAAGAATTAAAAAAGCTGTTAATATAGATATAGAAAGAGCAAAAAGATCTCTTGCAAGAGCAAATGCAAGACTTAATACAAGTAATAAGTAG
- the atpD gene encoding F0F1 ATP synthase subunit beta translates to MSQRVGKVVQVIGPVVDIRFDSDTLPNIYNEIRIDMGDRELVAEVEQHIGDDIVRTIAMESTDGLKRGMKAVDTGNCITVPVGEEVLGRVFNVLGKPIDNEGEFVIKEKYPIHRPAPSFQEQSLEPEILVTGIKVIDLLAPYQKGGKIGLFGGAGVGKTVLIQELINNVAKELGGLSVFTGVGERSREGNDLYYEMKESGVIKNTALVFGQMNESPGARMRVALTGLTMAEYFRDKGQDVLLFIDNIFRYTQAGSEVSALLGRIPSAVGYQPTLATEMGALQERITSTQSGSITSVQAVYVPADDLTDPAPATTFTHLDATTVLSRSIAELGIYPAVDPLESSSRTLDPRIVGQEHYDVATEVKNILERYKELQDIIAILGVDELGEEDKKIVARARRIQRFLSQPFTVAEQFTCMKGKFVPLEETVRGFKEIIEGKYDDLPESAFLFVGTIDEVIEKAKNL, encoded by the coding sequence ATGTCTCAGAGAGTAGGAAAAGTAGTTCAAGTAATTGGACCAGTAGTGGATATAAGGTTTGATTCAGATACTTTACCCAATATTTATAATGAAATAAGAATAGATATGGGTGATAGAGAACTAGTAGCTGAAGTAGAACAGCATATCGGTGATGATATAGTTAGAACTATAGCTATGGAATCAACTGATGGATTAAAAAGAGGTATGAAAGCTGTAGATACTGGTAATTGTATAACTGTACCAGTAGGAGAAGAAGTATTAGGAAGAGTATTTAACGTTTTAGGCAAACCTATTGATAATGAAGGTGAATTTGTAATAAAAGAAAAATATCCGATTCATAGGCCTGCACCAAGCTTTCAAGAACAATCACTAGAACCTGAAATATTAGTGACAGGAATAAAAGTAATAGATTTACTTGCACCTTATCAAAAGGGTGGTAAAATAGGTCTTTTTGGTGGTGCAGGAGTTGGGAAAACTGTATTAATACAAGAGCTTATTAATAATGTAGCTAAAGAACTTGGTGGTCTTTCTGTATTTACAGGAGTAGGAGAAAGATCAAGAGAAGGAAACGACCTATATTATGAAATGAAGGAATCAGGCGTAATTAAAAATACTGCTTTAGTATTTGGTCAAATGAATGAATCACCAGGTGCAAGAATGAGAGTTGCCCTTACTGGTTTGACAATGGCAGAATATTTTAGAGATAAAGGGCAAGATGTATTATTATTTATAGATAATATATTTAGATATACACAAGCAGGATCAGAAGTTTCTGCCCTTCTTGGAAGAATACCTTCAGCAGTTGGATATCAGCCAACCTTAGCAACAGAAATGGGAGCCCTTCAAGAAAGAATAACGTCAACACAAAGTGGTTCAATTACTTCAGTTCAAGCAGTTTATGTTCCAGCCGATGACCTTACAGATCCAGCACCAGCAACAACCTTTACTCACCTTGATGCAACAACTGTATTATCAAGAAGTATAGCTGAATTAGGTATTTATCCAGCAGTTGATCCATTAGAATCAAGTTCAAGGACATTAGATCCACGAATAGTTGGTCAAGAGCATTATGATGTTGCAACAGAGGTAAAGAACATTCTTGAAAGATATAAAGAACTTCAAGATATAATTGCAATATTAGGCGTAGATGAACTTGGAGAAGAGGATAAGAAAATAGTTGCAAGAGCAAGAAGAATCCAAAGATTCTTGTCCCAACCTTTTACAGTAGCAGAACAATTTACATGTATGAAGGGTAAATTTGTTCCATTAGAAGAAACTGTAAGAGGATTTAAAGAAATTATTGAAGGTAAATATGATGATCTACCAGAATCAGCCTTCTTATTTGTTGGTACAATAGACGAAGTTATTGAAAAAGCAAAAAATCTATGA
- the atpG gene encoding ATP synthase F1 subunit gamma, translated as MGAAGLIEIKRRMKSVESTRKITKAMNIVATSKLRKVRNELNKNEDYYNLSKEILKKVVALLPEEYESPFLNNLSKDLIDSKLYIVITSDTGFCGGFNSNIINTLNDSIEDKDSAKFIVAGLRGIQYMKKFGLTTIREYIEIPDIPTTKEVRAIYDDALFMYKNKEVSEVNIVYTEYRSAISQEIIIERIFPVDIEKEDPEEIIFEPDLEKVLSSSLDSYLKSKIRRAMLHSKASEQNARMKTMDSSTDNANDILKALTTNYNRIRQGMITQEISEIVGGAEALK; from the coding sequence TTGGGAGCAGCAGGACTTATAGAAATTAAAAGAAGAATGAAGTCAGTTGAAAGTACAAGGAAAATAACAAAAGCAATGAATATAGTGGCTACCTCTAAACTTAGAAAAGTAAGGAATGAACTAAATAAAAATGAAGATTATTATAATTTATCAAAGGAGATATTAAAGAAAGTAGTAGCTTTACTTCCAGAGGAGTATGAAAGTCCCTTCCTAAATAACCTTTCTAAGGATTTAATAGATAGTAAACTATATATAGTTATTACCTCTGATACAGGATTTTGTGGAGGCTTTAATAGTAATATAATAAATACTTTAAATGATTCTATTGAAGATAAGGACTCTGCAAAATTTATTGTTGCGGGATTAAGAGGAATTCAGTATATGAAGAAGTTTGGTTTAACAACTATTAGGGAATATATCGAAATACCAGATATACCAACAACTAAGGAAGTAAGAGCCATATATGATGATGCATTATTTATGTATAAAAATAAGGAAGTATCAGAGGTTAATATAGTTTATACAGAGTATAGATCCGCAATTTCTCAAGAAATAATAATAGAAAGAATATTTCCTGTTGATATAGAAAAAGAAGATCCAGAAGAGATAATTTTTGAGCCAGATTTAGAAAAAGTATTAAGTTCTAGTTTAGATTCCTATCTAAAAAGTAAAATTAGAAGAGCTATGCTTCATTCAAAAGCAAGTGAACAAAATGCAAGAATGAAAACTATGGATTCTTCAACAGATAATGCTAATGACATATTAAAAGCATTAACTACCAATTATAATAGGATAAGACAGGGAATGATAACTCAGGAAATATCAGAAATTGTAGGAGGAGCAGAAGCACTAAAATAG